One Thiocapsa sp. genomic window, GATGCCATGCTGCCCTTCTTCACGGAGCAGTTCGGCAACGCCTCCTCGATCCATGCCTACGGCAACCGGGTCGGCCACGCCATCAAGCAGGCGCGGCAGCAGGTCCAGACATTGCTCGGGGCCGCGCAGGACTCGGAGATCGTCTTCACCTCCTGCGGCACCGAGTCGGACTCTACCGCCATCCTCTCGGCCATCAAGGCCCAACCGGAGCGTCGGGAGATCATCACCACGGTCGTGGAGCATCCGGCGATCCTGTCGCTCTGTCAGCACCTGGAGACCGAGGGCTACAAGGTCCATTACCTCACCGTCGACGGCAAAGGCCGGCTCGATATCCAGCAGTACATGGACCTGCTTTCGGACCGCGTCGCGATCGTCTCGGTGATGTGGGCGAACAATGAATCGGGCACACTCTTCCCGGTTCAGGAGATGGCGGAGCTGGCGAAATCGGCCGGCGTCCTCTTCCATACCGATGCGGTCCAAGCGGTCGGCAAGCTCCCCATCGATCTCAAGGACACCGCGATCGATATGCTCTCGGTCTCCGGACACAAGCTGCACGCGCCCAAGGGCATCGGTGTGCTCTATCTGAGGCGCAACACGCGCTTTCGCCCTATGCTGCGCGGCGGGCATCAAGAGCGCGGCCGGCGTGCCGGCACCGAGAACAGCGCCTCCATCGTCGGGCTCGGCAAGGCGTGCGAGATGGCGCTGGAGCACATGGACGAAGAGAAGACTGCGGTGCGGGCCATGCGCGATCGGCTCGAGCAAGGCATCCTCGCCGCCGTGCCCAACTGCTTCGTGACGGGCGATCCGACCAATCGCCTGCCGAACACCAGCAACATCGCCTTCGAATACATCGAGGGCGAGGCCATCCTGCTGCTGCTCAACAAGCTCGGCATCGCGGCCTCCAGCGGCTCCGCCTGCACCTCCGGATCGCTCGAACCCTCGCATGTGATGCGCGCCATGGGCATCCCCTTCACCGCCGCCCACGGCACCACACGCTTCTCGCTCTCGCGCTACAACCGCATGGATGAGATCGACCGGGTCATCGAGGCCGTCCCGCCGATCGTCGCCAAGCTGCGTAAACTCTCGCCCTATTGGTCCGAGACGGGCCCCGTGTCCGATCCGGCCGCCGCCTTCGCACCGGCCTATGCCTGATTCGAATCGAGACCTGTCGCGCGCAAGGATCGGGCGCGCAAATTCGGCTGCGCTCCACCGCCAGCTCTGGCACCATGCGCGATCGATCACT contains:
- the nifS gene encoding cysteine desulfurase NifS, which encodes MTTPPDTQGIYLDNNATTMVAPEVVDAMLPFFTEQFGNASSIHAYGNRVGHAIKQARQQVQTLLGAAQDSEIVFTSCGTESDSTAILSAIKAQPERREIITTVVEHPAILSLCQHLETEGYKVHYLTVDGKGRLDIQQYMDLLSDRVAIVSVMWANNESGTLFPVQEMAELAKSAGVLFHTDAVQAVGKLPIDLKDTAIDMLSVSGHKLHAPKGIGVLYLRRNTRFRPMLRGGHQERGRRAGTENSASIVGLGKACEMALEHMDEEKTAVRAMRDRLEQGILAAVPNCFVTGDPTNRLPNTSNIAFEYIEGEAILLLLNKLGIAASSGSACTSGSLEPSHVMRAMGIPFTAAHGTTRFSLSRYNRMDEIDRVIEAVPPIVAKLRKLSPYWSETGPVSDPAAAFAPAYA